The Candidatus Methylomirabilota bacterium DNA segment GCTCTGCCGGAATCCACCTGAGGGCAAAGTTCTGCTGGTTCGTACTTCGGACCGTGCCGTCTCCAAACTCACGCGCCACGAACGCGAGGGTTCGGATCTGCGCGGAGGTGATATCCCCAAGATCGAGACGGATCGTGACCATGACGTACCCGACCTGCTTCTGTTGCGACACATTGGTGGCCCGCCACCGCCGATAGGCAGGATCGGCCGGCTCTGCTGCTGTACTTGGCGACCCGGACGGGGTGCGCTGAAGCGGGACGGCGTCCCATTCAACAACCGTGGGAAATCGGCCGGCCATCGTCGACTCGAGGCCGGTCCGCTCCTGGAATACCAGCACCCGAAACGCCTCGATCCCCAGCTTGTTCAGGACAAATTTCATCCTGGCCTTGTGCCGGTCCTCACGGTTGCCGAGGCGGTCAAAGACGCGTACAATGGCCGCAACGGTCGACAGTAACCGATCCGCCGGCGTAAACTCCTCAAGCAGTTCAGCGAGGCGCGGCATGGGACCGAGGCCGCCCCCGACATAGAGCTCGAAACCCCGCTCCTCGCGGCCAGCCGCTGATCGGATGACCGCGCGGGCGCCGATATCCTGCATCGGACTCAGGCCGAGATCGTCGGGACAACCGGAGAAGGCGATCTTGAACTTCCTGGGCAGGTTCTGGTTCATCGGATTACGCAAGAGAAATCGCGCAACCGTCTCGGCATACGGGGTCACATCGAACAGTTCTCGCGGGCAGACCCCCGCGCAGTGCCCGACCACGACGTTACGAACGGTATTGCCGCAGGCCTCTCGAGTCGTCAGGCCGACCGTGGCCAGACCTCGCATCAGTGCCGCCACCTGATCAAGTTTGATGAAGTGAAGTTGGATATTCTGGCGGGTCGTGACGTGGGCCACGCCGTTCGGCGCCTTCGCCGCAAGTTCGGCGAGCAGT contains these protein-coding regions:
- a CDS encoding ferredoxin--nitrite reductase, which codes for MMERAIMHDTNELEAVEQSLNTATPAEGQVSQSKVSSISRSSWASEEDIDTFDQFVQRFWKGEIAPDEFKRFRLQNGIYGQRQEGEQMFRIKIPWGGLSAAQLELLAELAAKAPNGVAHVTTRQNIQLHFIKLDQVAALMRGLATVGLTTREACGNTVRNVVVGHCAGVCPRELFDVTPYAETVARFLLRNPMNQNLPRKFKIAFSGCPDDLGLSPMQDIGARAVIRSAAGREERGFELYVGGGLGPMPRLAELLEEFTPADRLLSTVAAIVRVFDRLGNREDRHKARMKFVLNKLGIEAFRVLVFQERTGLESTMAGRFPTVVEWDAVPLQRTPSGSPSTAAEPADPAYRRWRATNVSQQKQVGYVMVTIRLDLGDITSAQIRTLAFVAREFGDGTVRSTNQQNFALRWIPAERLPALYRVLSVVGLAAPSAERLADITACPGAETCQLGITSSRGLGAAMGALFDDELKDLADETGLRIKISACPNSCGQHHLADIGLYGGAKKFNGRQVPTYEMLLGARLTPGQASYARPVARIPAKNVPDAVETVLQLYQRTREDGESFNGFLDRVGLESVKKVLAPFTDLPAVSEAPDQYLDYNAEEAFSIHIGPGECAS